A genomic stretch from Cloacibacterium caeni includes:
- a CDS encoding acetyl-CoA hydrolase/transferase family protein — protein sequence MYNYVTAEEALSLVQSNQRIFFHGSACTPNYLISELAKQAQRLRDVEVVSITVQGEVEIAKPEYRDSFYINSLFVSAPVREAVNSDRGDFVPVFLSEIPILFKNNILPLDVAIIQVSPPDQHGYCSLGTSVDVARSAVDSAKYVIAQVNPKMPRTLGDSMLHVKRIDKMVWHETDLLTVDYAAKVSDDERTIGKYIAEMVEDKSTLQMGIGTIPDAVLSSLHNHKDLGVHTEMISDGIIDLVANDVVNNKYKGTHLNKTITAFCFGTKKLYDFIDNNPSFQFMDVTHVNNPSIIRRNKKLVAINSAIEVDLTGQVCADSIGTYQYSGIGGQMDFIRGAALSEGGKPIIALTSRTKKGVPRIVPYLKEGAGVVTTRGHIHYVVTEYGVAYLYGKNMRQRAKLLIDIAHPDDREMLDKFCFERFKSHAL from the coding sequence ATGTATAATTACGTCACGGCAGAAGAAGCCTTATCACTAGTCCAGAGCAACCAAAGAATATTTTTTCACGGGAGTGCTTGTACTCCTAATTATTTGATTTCGGAATTAGCAAAGCAAGCCCAGAGATTAAGAGATGTAGAAGTGGTTTCCATCACCGTTCAAGGTGAAGTAGAAATCGCAAAACCAGAATATAGAGACAGTTTTTACATCAACTCTCTTTTTGTTTCGGCACCAGTAAGAGAAGCGGTAAACAGTGACAGAGGAGATTTTGTTCCCGTTTTTTTGAGTGAAATTCCTATTTTATTTAAAAATAATATTCTTCCATTAGATGTAGCTATTATTCAGGTTTCACCACCAGATCAGCACGGTTATTGTTCCCTTGGAACTTCTGTAGACGTAGCGAGAAGTGCCGTAGATTCTGCAAAATATGTGATTGCACAGGTAAATCCTAAAATGCCAAGAACGCTAGGAGATTCTATGCTTCATGTGAAAAGAATTGATAAAATGGTGTGGCATGAAACCGATTTATTAACGGTAGATTATGCTGCGAAAGTTTCTGATGATGAAAGAACCATCGGAAAATATATTGCCGAAATGGTAGAAGATAAATCTACGCTTCAAATGGGAATTGGTACGATTCCAGATGCGGTTCTAAGTTCACTACATAATCACAAGGATTTAGGTGTACACACCGAAATGATTAGTGATGGAATCATCGATTTAGTTGCGAATGACGTAGTAAATAATAAATATAAAGGAACACACCTCAATAAAACCATTACTGCGTTTTGTTTTGGGACAAAAAAATTATACGATTTCATAGACAACAATCCTTCATTCCAGTTTATGGATGTGACTCACGTTAATAATCCATCCATCATTAGAAGAAACAAAAAATTAGTAGCCATCAATTCTGCTATAGAAGTAGATTTAACAGGTCAAGTTTGTGCAGATTCTATAGGAACGTATCAATATTCAGGAATTGGCGGACAAATGGATTTTATTCGTGGAGCTGCACTTTCTGAAGGTGGAAAACCTATTATTGCCCTTACTTCTAGAACCAAAAAAGGAGTTCCTAGAATTGTTCCTTACTTAAAAGAGGGAGCTGGTGTAGTAACAACCAGAGGTCATATTCACTATGTGGTAACAGAATATGGAGTAGCTTATCTATACGGAAAAAACATGAGACAGCGCGCAAAACTTCTCATAGACATTGCCCATCCTGATGACAGAGAAATGCTCGATAAATTTTGCTTCGAACGATTTAAATCACACGCATTATAA
- the hppD gene encoding 4-hydroxyphenylpyruvate dioxygenase codes for MSTLTFAEKIAQAENFLPINGTDYIEFYVGNAKQAAHYYKTAFGFQSVAYAGPETGVRDRASYVVQQGKIRLVLTSGLSSDSPICEHQRKHGDGVKILALWVDDAYKAFEETTNRGAKPYLEPKTLKDEFGEVKMSGIYTYGETVHMFIERKNYDGPFMPGYEKWESDYNPSDCGLLYVDHSVGNVGWDRMIPVVKWYEEVMGFVNILSFDDKQINTEYSALMSKVMSNGNGFAKFPINEPAEGKKKSQVEEYLDFYEGEGVQHIAVATKDIIKTVTELKARGVEFLSAPPEAYYEMVPERVGTIDEDIKKLQDLGILIDCDEEGYLLQIFTKPVEDRPTLFYEIIERHGAQSFGAGNFKALFEALEREQARRGNL; via the coding sequence ATGAGCACACTTACTTTTGCCGAAAAAATAGCGCAGGCAGAGAATTTTCTTCCAATAAATGGAACAGATTATATAGAATTTTATGTAGGAAACGCTAAGCAAGCAGCCCATTATTATAAAACTGCTTTCGGTTTTCAGAGCGTAGCTTATGCAGGACCAGAAACTGGCGTAAGAGATAGAGCTTCTTATGTAGTGCAACAAGGTAAAATAAGATTGGTTCTTACCTCTGGTTTATCTTCGGATTCACCAATTTGTGAACACCAAAGAAAACATGGTGATGGAGTAAAAATTCTTGCACTTTGGGTAGATGATGCCTATAAAGCATTCGAAGAAACCACAAATCGTGGTGCAAAACCTTACTTGGAGCCCAAAACGCTAAAAGATGAATTCGGTGAGGTAAAAATGTCTGGAATTTATACTTACGGCGAAACCGTTCATATGTTCATCGAAAGAAAAAATTACGACGGACCATTTATGCCAGGATACGAAAAATGGGAATCAGATTATAACCCTTCGGATTGTGGATTGCTTTATGTAGACCATTCTGTGGGAAATGTAGGTTGGGACAGAATGATTCCTGTGGTAAAATGGTATGAAGAAGTAATGGGATTTGTGAATATTTTAAGTTTTGACGATAAGCAAATTAACACCGAATATTCTGCACTCATGTCAAAAGTAATGAGCAACGGAAATGGATTTGCAAAATTCCCTATTAATGAACCAGCAGAAGGGAAGAAAAAATCTCAAGTAGAAGAATATTTAGATTTCTACGAAGGAGAAGGAGTTCAGCACATTGCAGTAGCGACCAAAGACATTATAAAAACAGTAACAGAATTGAAAGCGAGAGGAGTAGAATTCCTTTCAGCACCACCAGAAGCCTACTACGAAATGGTTCCAGAAAGAGTGGGAACAATTGATGAAGACATTAAAAAACTTCAAGATTTAGGAATTCTAATCGACTGTGACGAAGAAGGTTATCTTTTACAAATTTTTACAAAACCTGTAGAAGACCGCCCTACTCTTTTCTACGAAATTATAGAAAGACATGGTGCGCAAAGCTTCGGAGCTGGTAATTTCAAAGCATTATTTGAAGCCTTAGAAAGAGAACAAGCCAGAAGAGGCAACCTATAA
- the fahA gene encoding fumarylacetoacetase has translation MKSFINYPQNSDFSIHNIPFGVAVFNREYIACCTRIGDLVIDLATLYDYGFFDEIEGLNENVFEAYTLNEFIELGKPVTNAVRLKIQELLLEGSSLSHDEKTIEECFYDLDKVQMMMPLHVQNYTDFYSSIEHATNVGKMFRDPANALLPNWKHLPVGYHGRASSIVVSGINFHRPKGQMKLADAEKPIFGASKQLDFELEMAFVLNKNTEIGESISTQEAEDVIFGMVIFNDWSARDIQSWEYVPLGPFLGKNFCSSISPWVVTLEALEPFRTASPKQEPEVLDYLKFEGDKNFDINLEVYLQPENGEENLICQSNYKYMYWNMTQQLAHHTINGCNVEVGDLYASGTISGSEPNSFGSMLELTWRGQNPLKLSDGTERKFIEDHDTIIMRGFSEKDGIRVGFGEVRGKVLPAK, from the coding sequence ATGAAATCTTTTATAAATTATCCACAAAACTCAGATTTTTCTATTCATAATATTCCTTTTGGTGTAGCGGTTTTTAACAGAGAATACATCGCTTGTTGTACCAGAATTGGCGATTTGGTGATAGACCTCGCTACTTTATACGATTATGGATTTTTTGACGAAATAGAAGGGCTAAATGAAAACGTTTTCGAAGCATACACGCTCAATGAATTTATAGAACTCGGAAAACCGGTAACCAATGCTGTTCGTTTAAAAATTCAGGAACTTTTATTAGAAGGTTCATCGCTTTCTCATGACGAAAAAACCATAGAAGAATGTTTCTATGATTTAGATAAAGTACAAATGATGATGCCACTTCACGTACAGAATTACACAGATTTTTACAGCAGCATAGAACACGCTACCAATGTGGGAAAAATGTTTCGTGACCCTGCAAATGCATTGCTCCCGAATTGGAAACATTTACCGGTAGGTTATCACGGTCGTGCTTCGTCTATCGTGGTTTCGGGAATTAATTTTCACAGACCAAAAGGTCAAATGAAACTTGCAGATGCAGAAAAACCGATTTTCGGTGCTTCAAAACAATTGGATTTTGAGTTAGAAATGGCTTTTGTATTGAATAAAAATACAGAAATTGGCGAAAGCATTTCTACCCAAGAAGCCGAAGATGTAATATTTGGAATGGTGATTTTCAACGATTGGAGTGCTAGAGACATTCAGAGTTGGGAATATGTTCCTCTTGGTCCGTTTTTAGGGAAAAATTTCTGTTCGTCTATTTCACCTTGGGTGGTGACTTTAGAAGCATTAGAACCATTTAGAACTGCATCACCAAAGCAAGAACCTGAAGTTCTAGATTATCTGAAATTTGAAGGAGATAAAAATTTCGATATTAACCTAGAAGTGTATTTGCAACCAGAAAACGGCGAAGAAAACCTAATTTGCCAAAGCAATTACAAATACATGTACTGGAATATGACGCAACAATTGGCACATCACACCATCAATGGTTGTAATGTGGAAGTTGGCGATTTATATGCTTCTGGAACTATTTCTGGAAGTGAACCGAATAGTTTTGGTTCTATGCTAGAATTGACTTGGCGCGGACAAAACCCGCTAAAACTTTCAGATGGAACTGAAAGAAAATTTATAGAAGACCACGACACCATCATTATGAGAGGTTTCTCTGAAAAAGACGGAATAAGAGTAGGTTTCGGAGAAGTAAGAGGGAAAGTTTTGCCAGCTAAGTAA
- a CDS encoding GxxExxY protein, with the protein MLITQKIINELTYNIIGACIEVHKLVGPGLYEAVYHKCLEKEFTLRNISFKSELEIPFNYKGEQIDCKVKCDFLIENLIVLELKSVNDIHNIHKAQTMNYMNLLQVPKAILVNFNVYNLYNEGTETFVSRNFENLPK; encoded by the coding sequence ATGCTAATAACCCAAAAAATAATAAATGAACTCACCTATAACATTATTGGTGCTTGTATAGAAGTTCACAAATTAGTAGGCCCCGGTTTGTATGAAGCAGTATACCATAAATGCCTTGAAAAAGAATTTACTTTAAGAAATATAAGTTTCAAATCAGAGTTAGAAATTCCTTTTAATTATAAAGGAGAACAAATTGATTGCAAGGTGAAATGTGACTTTTTAATTGAAAATTTAATTGTATTAGAATTAAAATCCGTGAATGACATTCATAATATTCATAAGGCACAAACCATGAATTATATGAACTTATTACAAGTTCCTAAAGCAATATTAGTTAATTTTAATGTTTACAATTTATATAACGAAGGAACGGAAACTTTTGTTAGTAGAAATTTTGAAAATTTACCTAAATGA
- a CDS encoding flavin reductase family protein: MKTINPSELSPMQVQMILQTAVSPRPIALASTIDKNGNVNLSPFSFFNLFSSNPPILIFSPARRVRDNSTKDTLHNVLEVPEVVIGNVNFDMVQQVSLSSTEYETGVDEFVKSGLTKKPAELVKPPLIAESPVNFECKVIEVKPLGNEGGAGNLVICEVLKIHIKEEFLNEEGNLDQKKLDLVSRLGGNWYGRTTAETLFEVPKPLVTKGIGFDQLPSEIKNSSVFTGNDLGMLANVEQLPEGNFTADENLHLEAQKLLLEGKIKEAWKILNI, from the coding sequence ATGAAAACAATCAATCCATCAGAACTGTCGCCTATGCAAGTGCAAATGATTTTGCAAACGGCTGTTTCTCCGAGACCTATTGCACTGGCTTCTACCATAGACAAAAACGGAAATGTAAACCTTTCACCGTTTAGTTTTTTTAATTTATTCAGTTCTAATCCGCCAATTTTAATTTTTTCTCCAGCCAGAAGAGTTCGAGATAATTCTACAAAAGACACGCTTCATAATGTGCTAGAAGTTCCAGAAGTGGTGATCGGAAACGTGAATTTTGACATGGTTCAGCAAGTTTCTCTTTCATCTACAGAATATGAAACAGGTGTAGATGAATTTGTTAAATCTGGATTAACTAAAAAACCAGCAGAATTGGTAAAACCACCACTCATTGCAGAATCACCAGTGAATTTTGAATGCAAAGTCATCGAAGTAAAACCACTTGGAAACGAAGGTGGCGCTGGAAATTTAGTCATCTGTGAGGTTTTAAAAATTCATATTAAAGAAGAGTTTTTAAATGAAGAAGGAAACCTAGATCAGAAAAAACTAGATTTGGTTTCTAGACTAGGCGGAAATTGGTACGGAAGAACAACTGCAGAAACACTATTCGAAGTTCCAAAACCATTGGTAACCAAAGGAATTGGCTTTGATCAATTGCCTTCAGAAATTAAAAATTCTAGTGTTTTTACAGGAAATGATTTAGGAATGCTAGCAAACGTAGAGCAACTACCTGAAGGAAATTTCACAGCAGATGAAAATTTACATCTAGAAGCGCAAAAACTGCTTTTAGAAGGCAAAATAAAGGAAGCTTGGAAGATTTTGAATATTTAA
- a CDS encoding alpha/beta hydrolase family protein translates to MKFTTEKNIVLENPTTKPFLADAFVPEKEEKLPLVIFAHGYKGYKDWGAWNLMAEKFAKNGFYFVKFNFSHNGTSLENPSDFADLESFAQNNYSKELSDLNFVIEYFSKDNRVDAENITLIGHSRGGGISIVSATENSKIKSLITLASVDTLNRFPVGEKLEEWKNQGVNYNYNSRTKQQMPHDIQFLEDYLANEDRFSVENAVKNFKGNFLIIHGSEDEAVPYSAAENLHSLAGNSDLILVKKGNHTFGAKEPWLDFKLPTLLNAVVNDCIKFLKK, encoded by the coding sequence ATGAAATTTACTACAGAAAAAAATATCGTTTTAGAAAATCCTACAACCAAACCTTTTTTGGCTGATGCTTTTGTTCCAGAAAAAGAAGAGAAATTACCACTCGTAATTTTTGCTCATGGTTACAAAGGTTATAAAGATTGGGGTGCTTGGAATTTGATGGCGGAAAAGTTTGCTAAAAACGGATTTTATTTCGTGAAATTTAATTTCTCGCACAATGGAACTTCGCTTGAGAATCCAAGTGATTTTGCAGATTTAGAAAGTTTCGCACAAAATAATTATTCTAAGGAATTGAGTGATTTAAATTTCGTAATAGAATATTTTAGCAAAGATAATCGAGTAGATGCGGAAAATATTACCTTAATCGGGCATTCTAGAGGTGGCGGTATTTCCATTGTTTCTGCTACTGAAAATTCTAAAATCAAAAGCCTCATCACATTAGCAAGTGTAGACACGCTGAATAGATTTCCTGTTGGTGAAAAATTAGAAGAATGGAAAAATCAAGGTGTTAACTATAATTACAACAGCCGAACCAAGCAACAAATGCCTCATGATATTCAGTTTTTAGAAGATTACTTAGCAAACGAAGATAGATTTTCTGTAGAAAATGCTGTTAAAAATTTTAAAGGAAATTTCTTAATTATTCACGGTTCAGAAGATGAAGCAGTTCCGTATTCTGCTGCCGAAAATTTACATTCTTTGGCAGGAAACTCAGATTTAATTCTGGTGAAAAAAGGCAATCATACTTTTGGAGCCAAAGAACCGTGGTTAGATTTTAAATTACCTACTTTGCTGAATGCTGTAGTGAATGATTGTATTAAATTTTTGAAAAAGTAA
- a CDS encoding M13 family metallopeptidase, which produces MAAAAVLTVSSCASQKQLPENGIALQFMDTSVRPQDDFFTYVNGNWVKTVEIPSDKASWGSFNELREKTDENSLAILNNILTEKYAEGTEGKKIQDLYSSFMNWDKRNADGINPIKADLAKIDAIKTVADLQKYLVEATPNGDNIFYMWRVGADLKASNDNAIYLGGPALGLGKDYYQKENEANAKTLAEYTKYVSSMLTVLGYQNANETATKIVDLEKRLAKTLLTNEEGRDANKRYNPKTVSELSGLVKNVDLAGYLNQVGVKTDRVILGELGYFKNFDAFVNEANLPLLKDYMKYHMLSGNAGVLDKKLDDMRFDFYGKFLQGQKEQRAMNKRGLEVVNGILGEAFGKLYVEKYFPAEAKEEMVTMVDYLKKAYHDHISNLDWMSDETKVKALDKLSKFKVKIAYPDKWEDYSKLTVSPDSYFQNRQNITTWNYEKNLEKIGKKVDKTKWGMTPQTVNAYYSASNNEIVFPAGILQAPFFDFKADPAVNFGGIGAVIGHEISHGFDDGGSRFDGDGNLNNWWTDEDRKKFEAATAKLDAQYSAYEPVKGSFVNGKFTMGENIADLGGVNIAFDALQMYLKDKGNPGKISGFDQNQRFFLSWATVWRTKGTEKFYINQVKTDPHSPGMYRAVGPLVNTEAWYKAFGVKEGDKHYKKPEDRIKIW; this is translated from the coding sequence ATGGCTGCAGCTGCTGTACTTACAGTAAGTTCATGTGCATCACAAAAACAATTACCAGAAAACGGAATTGCTCTTCAATTTATGGATACTTCAGTTCGTCCACAAGATGATTTCTTCACTTATGTAAACGGAAACTGGGTAAAAACAGTAGAAATTCCTTCGGACAAAGCAAGTTGGGGAAGTTTTAATGAACTTCGTGAGAAAACAGATGAAAACTCTTTAGCCATTTTGAATAATATTTTGACGGAGAAATATGCAGAAGGAACTGAAGGCAAAAAAATTCAAGATTTGTATTCTTCTTTCATGAATTGGGACAAGAGAAATGCAGACGGAATTAACCCAATAAAAGCAGATTTAGCGAAAATTGATGCTATTAAAACGGTAGCAGATTTACAAAAATATTTGGTAGAAGCTACTCCAAATGGCGATAATATTTTCTATATGTGGAGAGTAGGAGCAGACCTTAAAGCGTCTAATGATAATGCGATTTATCTTGGCGGTCCAGCTTTAGGTTTAGGAAAAGATTACTATCAAAAAGAAAACGAAGCCAATGCAAAAACCCTTGCAGAATACACCAAGTATGTTTCGAGCATGTTGACAGTTTTGGGGTATCAAAATGCAAATGAGACTGCCACAAAAATTGTAGATTTAGAAAAGAGATTAGCAAAAACTTTATTAACCAACGAAGAAGGAAGAGATGCTAATAAGCGTTACAATCCTAAAACTGTTTCAGAACTTTCTGGTTTGGTTAAAAATGTAGATTTAGCAGGATACCTAAATCAAGTTGGCGTAAAAACTGATAGAGTAATTCTAGGAGAACTAGGATATTTTAAAAACTTTGATGCTTTCGTAAACGAAGCGAATCTTCCTCTGTTAAAAGATTACATGAAATACCACATGCTTTCTGGAAACGCAGGAGTTTTAGACAAAAAACTAGACGATATGCGTTTTGATTTCTACGGAAAATTCCTTCAAGGTCAAAAAGAACAACGTGCTATGAACAAGCGTGGACTAGAAGTAGTAAATGGTATTTTGGGTGAAGCTTTCGGTAAATTATATGTAGAAAAATATTTCCCTGCAGAAGCCAAAGAAGAAATGGTAACTATGGTAGATTATCTTAAAAAAGCATACCATGACCATATCTCAAACCTTGATTGGATGAGTGATGAGACTAAAGTGAAAGCATTGGATAAATTATCAAAATTCAAAGTGAAAATCGCTTATCCAGATAAGTGGGAAGACTATTCTAAATTAACGGTAAGTCCAGATTCATATTTCCAAAACAGACAAAACATCACGACTTGGAATTATGAGAAAAATTTAGAAAAAATTGGTAAAAAAGTAGATAAAACAAAATGGGGAATGACTCCTCAAACCGTAAACGCATATTACAGTGCTTCTAATAACGAAATTGTTTTCCCTGCTGGAATTTTACAAGCGCCTTTCTTTGATTTCAAAGCAGATCCTGCGGTAAATTTTGGAGGAATTGGAGCGGTAATCGGTCACGAAATTTCTCACGGATTTGACGATGGTGGTTCTAGATTTGACGGAGATGGAAACCTTAACAATTGGTGGACAGACGAAGACAGAAAGAAATTTGAAGCAGCTACAGCGAAGTTAGATGCTCAATATTCTGCTTACGAACCGGTAAAAGGTAGTTTTGTAAACGGTAAATTTACCATGGGCGAAAATATTGCAGATTTAGGTGGTGTAAATATCGCTTTTGATGCACTTCAAATGTACCTTAAAGACAAAGGAAATCCAGGTAAAATCAGTGGATTCGACCAAAATCAAAGATTTTTCTTAAGCTGGGCAACCGTTTGGAGAACCAAAGGAACCGAGAAATTCTACATCAACCAAGTGAAAACAGACCCGCACTCTCCAGGAATGTACAGAGCAGTTGGTCCGCTAGTAAACACAGAAGCTTGGTATAAAGCATTTGGTGTAAAAGAAGGCGACAAACATTACAAAAAACCAGAAGACAGAATTAAAATCTGGTAA
- a CDS encoding M13 family metallopeptidase, which yields MKKISIAVLAFSGMLILDSCGTQKQATTEPTPAPIEELKPAELPENGIAIELMDKSVRPQDDFYNYVNGTWMKTAQIPADKASWGSFNELREKTDLNSLKILDNLLKETYAKGTEGQKIQDIYATYMDMDKRNADGIAPIKGDLAKIDAIKTMADLQKYLVEATKTGDNPFYGWGVYADLKNSTDNAVYMGDVNLGLGRDYYQKDNEENTKTIGQYKDYLTKLYTVLGYKNPEVAAQKVVDFEKTAAQTLIPNEKIRDSNLQYNPKTLSELKSLVKNIDLPSYLKNAGVNTDRVIIGELEYYKNLDKFLNAKNLPFIKDFLKVKLLNGSASVLDQKLDDLQFDFYGRTLSGQKEQRAMNKRALSTINGVLGEAFGKLYVDKYFSAEAKAEMVTLIDYLKKSYVQHISNLSWMSDETKTKALDKLSKFTVKVGYPDEWKDYSKLQVLSKNEGGTLYGNLKNVADWAYQKELDKVGKKVDKKEWGMTPQTVNAYYNPVNNEIVFPAAILQAPFFDFKADPAVNFGGIGAVIGHEISHGFDDSGAMFDGDGNLKNWWTDADKKNFEEATKKLAEQYSKYEPVKGTFVNGLFTNGENIADLGGVAIAYDALQMYLKDKGNPGLISGYNQDQRFFLSWGTIWRTKSTEKYMINQVKTDPHSPGLYRAFGPLVNVEAFYNAFEVKEGDQHYKKPEERIKIW from the coding sequence ATGAAAAAAATATCAATCGCTGTGTTGGCTTTTTCAGGAATGCTCATTTTAGATTCTTGTGGCACTCAGAAACAAGCAACTACAGAACCTACACCTGCTCCAATCGAAGAATTAAAACCAGCAGAACTTCCAGAAAACGGAATTGCCATTGAACTGATGGACAAATCTGTTCGTCCGCAAGACGATTTTTACAACTACGTAAATGGAACTTGGATGAAAACGGCTCAGATTCCTGCGGATAAAGCAAGCTGGGGAAGTTTCAATGAATTAAGAGAAAAAACAGACTTAAATTCTCTTAAAATTTTAGACAATTTATTGAAAGAAACTTATGCTAAAGGAACTGAAGGTCAAAAAATTCAGGATATTTACGCTACTTACATGGATATGGATAAGCGTAATGCAGACGGAATTGCTCCTATTAAAGGTGATTTAGCGAAAATTGATGCCATTAAAACGATGGCAGATTTACAAAAATATTTAGTAGAAGCTACCAAAACTGGAGATAATCCATTTTATGGATGGGGAGTTTATGCAGACCTTAAAAATTCTACGGATAATGCAGTTTACATGGGAGATGTAAACCTTGGTTTAGGAAGAGATTATTATCAAAAAGATAATGAAGAAAACACCAAAACCATCGGTCAATACAAAGATTATTTAACCAAATTATACACGGTTTTAGGTTATAAAAATCCAGAAGTTGCAGCTCAAAAAGTAGTTGACTTTGAGAAAACTGCCGCTCAAACTTTAATCCCTAATGAAAAAATTAGAGATTCTAATCTTCAATACAATCCGAAGACATTGTCAGAGTTAAAATCTTTAGTGAAAAATATAGATTTACCATCTTATCTTAAAAACGCTGGTGTAAATACAGACAGAGTAATCATTGGTGAATTGGAGTATTATAAAAATTTAGATAAATTTTTGAATGCTAAAAATTTACCTTTTATCAAAGATTTCTTAAAAGTGAAATTATTAAACGGAAGCGCTTCTGTTTTAGACCAAAAATTAGACGATTTGCAGTTTGATTTCTACGGAAGAACTTTGAGTGGACAAAAAGAACAACGCGCGATGAACAAACGTGCACTTTCTACCATTAATGGTGTTCTTGGTGAAGCTTTCGGGAAATTATATGTAGATAAATATTTCTCTGCCGAAGCAAAAGCAGAAATGGTAACTTTAATTGATTATCTTAAAAAATCTTACGTTCAGCATATTTCTAATCTTTCTTGGATGAGTGATGAAACCAAAACGAAAGCTTTAGATAAATTATCAAAATTCACGGTAAAAGTAGGTTATCCAGATGAGTGGAAAGACTATTCTAAATTACAAGTACTTTCTAAAAATGAAGGTGGAACATTATACGGAAATCTTAAAAACGTAGCAGATTGGGCTTATCAAAAAGAATTAGATAAAGTAGGCAAGAAAGTCGACAAAAAAGAGTGGGGAATGACTCCTCAAACGGTAAATGCTTACTACAATCCAGTAAATAACGAAATCGTTTTCCCGGCTGCGATTTTACAAGCGCCTTTTTTTGATTTCAAAGCTGATCCTGCAGTGAATTTTGGAGGAATCGGAGCGGTAATTGGCCACGAAATTTCTCACGGATTTGATGATTCAGGAGCAATGTTCGATGGAGACGGAAACCTTAAAAATTGGTGGACTGATGCTGATAAAAAGAACTTCGAAGAAGCGACTAAAAAATTAGCAGAACAATACAGCAAATATGAACCAGTAAAAGGAACTTTCGTAAACGGATTATTTACCAATGGCGAAAATATTGCAGATTTAGGTGGAGTTGCCATTGCTTATGACGCATTGCAAATGTATCTTAAAGACAAAGGAAATCCAGGATTAATCAGTGGTTACAACCAAGATCAAAGATTTTTCTTAAGTTGGGGAACCATCTGGAGAACTAAATCTACAGAAAAATACATGATTAATCAGGTGAAAACAGATCCGCATTCACCAGGTTTATACAGAGCTTTTGGTCCGTTGGTAAATGTAGAAGCATTCTACAACGCTTTCGAAGTGAAAGAAGGCGACCAACATTATAAAAAACCAGAAGAAAGAATTAAAATCTGGTAA
- a CDS encoding head GIN domain-containing protein, whose product MKKIIFSFLVLLVQVAYSQTSKNFGDFSAVKVYDRINVTLVKSSENKIQVKGDDPDVEIVNKNGELKIRMIPTKLMQGDKAEVTVFYEDINEIQASQGSKITSDGAIDSKMLSITSNEGSTLNLQVDVNLLNSKANSGGIINVSGTAEIQDVLVNSGAQFYGRDLDSETVTITANAGGFAEVYASKILNATTRAGGNIDVYGSPKDRNTKNVLGGKITFK is encoded by the coding sequence ATGAAAAAAATAATTTTTAGTTTCCTAGTTCTTTTGGTTCAGGTAGCTTATTCTCAAACTTCCAAAAATTTTGGAGATTTCAGCGCAGTAAAGGTTTATGATAGAATTAATGTAACCCTTGTAAAATCCAGTGAAAATAAAATTCAGGTAAAAGGTGATGATCCAGATGTGGAAATTGTCAATAAAAATGGGGAACTCAAAATCAGAATGATTCCTACTAAGCTTATGCAAGGTGACAAAGCTGAAGTGACTGTTTTCTATGAAGATATTAACGAAATTCAAGCCAGTCAAGGTTCTAAAATTACTTCTGATGGAGCAATAGATAGCAAAATGCTCAGCATTACTTCCAACGAAGGTTCTACGCTAAATTTACAAGTAGATGTGAATTTATTGAATTCTAAAGCCAATTCTGGTGGTATCATTAATGTGTCTGGAACCGCAGAAATTCAAGATGTTTTGGTGAATTCTGGTGCACAATTTTACGGAAGAGATTTAGACTCAGAAACCGTTACCATCACTGCTAATGCAGGTGGATTTGCAGAAGTATATGCCTCTAAAATCCTTAATGCCACAACTAGAGCAGGCGGAAATATAGACGTCTATGGTTCTCCCAAAGACAGAAATACCAAAAATGTTTTAGGCGGAAAGATCACTTTCAAATAA